The segment CTGATCGGGTCGCCGCCGCCATTGGCGGTCAGCTTGGCGCGCAGCCGGCGGATATGGACGTCGACGAGGTTGGTCGCGGGCTCGAAGTCGTAGCCCCACACCTTTTCGAGCAGCATCGCGCGGGTGACGATCGAATCGACGTTGCGGACCAGTTCGAGCAGCAGGTTGAACTCGATCTTGCTGAGGTCGACCGCCTTGCCGTCGCGCCAGGCGCGGAAGCGGGCCGGGCTGACGACGATGTCGCCGGCGCGCAGCGTGTCGCCGTCCTGCGCCGGCTGGCGGCGGCCGCGCAGGATCGCGTTGAGCCGGGCGTTGAGCTCGGCCGCCGTCACCGGCTTGACGACATAGTCGTCGGCGCCGGCGTCGAGCCCCTCGACCTTCTCGACCGGCCGGCCGAGCGCGCTGAGGATGATCACCGGCAGGCCCATGCCGTCCTGGCGGATGCGCTGCAGCA is part of the Rhizorhabdus wittichii RW1 genome and harbors:
- a CDS encoding two component transcriptional regulator, winged helix family (PFAM: response regulator receiver; transcriptional regulator domain protein); this encodes MSLNLLLVEDDAALVAMLERDLREMGHHVSVAMDGRSAVEAVTRDRFDAMILDLMLPTVDGLSVLQRIRQDGMGLPVIILSALGRPVEKVEGLDAGADDYVVKPVTAAELNARLNAILRGRRQPAQDGDTLRAGDIVVSPARFRAWRDGKAVDLSKIEFNLLLELVRNVDSIVTRAMLLEKVWGYDFEPATNLVDVHIRRLRAKLTANGGGDPISTVRGVGYLLPG